The Triticum dicoccoides isolate Atlit2015 ecotype Zavitan chromosome 6A, WEW_v2.0, whole genome shotgun sequence genome has a window encoding:
- the LOC119315095 gene encoding proline-rich protein 4-like isoform X1 — protein sequence MGALPRGLLVLGVCAVLVAAVLADASPASSMVVGLAKCADCTRKNMKAEAAFTGLQVAVKCKNAHGEYETKAVGAMDKSGAFGVPLGADLLREDRELKQDCFAQLHSAPDHPCPGQEPSMIVRQSANGAEKNGFVAVPGEVHYSSQECASAFLCHFFHKKHLFHKKPALVVPHLNKKAIVIPHIHKKPIVIPHIHKKPIVIPHFHKKLAPVPVPEYKPPTPTPVYTHPKPVPEYKPPTPVYPHPAPIYHPPAADEKAALNPETDPQLFKKLLHKKPIVIPHLHKKPIVIPHFHKKPVPVPEYKPPTPTPVYTHPTPVPEHKPPTPVYTHPTPIYHPPADQKMAQDPETDPQLFKKLLPFIKKNPFFKKFPPAKEDTNP from the exons ATGGGGGCTCTGCCTCGGGGTCTGCTGGTCCTCGGCGTTTGCGCCGTCCTGGTGGCGGCCGTGCTCGCCGAtgcatcgccggcgtcgtcgatgGTCGTCGGCTTGGCCAAGTGCGCCGACTGCACCAGGAAGAACATGAAGGCTGAGGCTGCTTTCACGG GCCTTCAGGTGGCTGTCAAGTGCAAGAACGCCCACGGCGAATACGAGACCAAGGCCGTCGGCGCGATGGACAAGTCCGGCGCGTTCGGCGTGCCCCTCGGCGCCGACCTCCTCCGGGAGGATCGCGAGCTGAAGCAGGACTGCTTCGCGCAGCTCCACAGCGCGCCCGACCACCCGTGCCCCGGGCAGGAGCCGTCCATGATCGTCCGGCAATCCGCCAACGGCGCCGAGAAGAACGGCTTCGTCGCCGTCCCCGGCGAGGTGCACTACTCCTCCCAGGAGTGCGCGTCGGCGTTCCTCTGCCACTTCTTCCACAAGAAGCACCTCTTCCACAAGAAGCCCGCCTTGGTCGTCCCTCACCTCAACAAGAAGGCCATCGTGATCCCGCACATCCACAAGAAGCCGATCGTGATCCCGCACATCCACAAGAAGCCGATCGTGATCCCGCACTTCCACAAGAAACTGGCGCCGGTGCCGGTGCCCGAGTACAAGCCGCCGACGCCCACCCCGGTGTACACGCACCCGAAGCCCGTGCCAGAATACAAGCCGCCGACGCCGGTGTACCCGCACCCGGCGCCGATCTACCACCCTCCTGCCGCCGATGAGAAGGCCGCTCTGAACCCGGAGACTGACCCTCAGCTCTTCAAGAAGCTCCTCCACAAGAAGCCCATCGTGATCCCGCACTTGCACAAGAAACC AATCGTGATCCCGCACTTCCACAAGAAGCCAGTGCCGGTGCCGGAATACAAGCCGCCGACACCCACCCCGGTGTACACGCACCCGACGCCCGTGCCGGAGCACAAGCcgccgacgccggtgtacacgcacCCGACACCGATCTACCACCCTCCCGCTGACCAGAAGATGGCCCAAGACCCGGAGACGGACCCTCAGCTCTTCAAGAAGCTCCTGCCGTTCATCAAGAAGAACCCATTCTTCAAGAAGTTCCCCCCTGCCAAGGAGGATACCAACCCATAG
- the LOC119315095 gene encoding proline-rich protein 4-like isoform X2, with translation MGALPRGLLVLGVCAVLVAAVLADASPASSMVVGLAKCADCTRKNMKAEAAFTGLQVAVKCKNAHGEYETKAVGAMDKSGAFGVPLGADLLREDRELKQDCFAQLHSAPDHPCPGQEPSMIVRQSANGAEKNGFVAVPGEVHYSSQECASAFLCHFFHKKHLFHKKPALVVPHLNKKAIVIPHIHKKPIVIPHIHKKPIVIPHFHKKLAPVPVPEYKPPTPTPVYTHPKPVPEYKPPTPVYPHPAPIYHPPAADEKAALNPETDPQLFKKLLHKKPIVIPHFHKKPVPVPEYKPPTPTPVYTHPTPVPEHKPPTPVYTHPTPIYHPPADQKMAQDPETDPQLFKKLLPFIKKNPFFKKFPPAKEDTNP, from the exons ATGGGGGCTCTGCCTCGGGGTCTGCTGGTCCTCGGCGTTTGCGCCGTCCTGGTGGCGGCCGTGCTCGCCGAtgcatcgccggcgtcgtcgatgGTCGTCGGCTTGGCCAAGTGCGCCGACTGCACCAGGAAGAACATGAAGGCTGAGGCTGCTTTCACGG GCCTTCAGGTGGCTGTCAAGTGCAAGAACGCCCACGGCGAATACGAGACCAAGGCCGTCGGCGCGATGGACAAGTCCGGCGCGTTCGGCGTGCCCCTCGGCGCCGACCTCCTCCGGGAGGATCGCGAGCTGAAGCAGGACTGCTTCGCGCAGCTCCACAGCGCGCCCGACCACCCGTGCCCCGGGCAGGAGCCGTCCATGATCGTCCGGCAATCCGCCAACGGCGCCGAGAAGAACGGCTTCGTCGCCGTCCCCGGCGAGGTGCACTACTCCTCCCAGGAGTGCGCGTCGGCGTTCCTCTGCCACTTCTTCCACAAGAAGCACCTCTTCCACAAGAAGCCCGCCTTGGTCGTCCCTCACCTCAACAAGAAGGCCATCGTGATCCCGCACATCCACAAGAAGCCGATCGTGATCCCGCACATCCACAAGAAGCCGATCGTGATCCCGCACTTCCACAAGAAACTGGCGCCGGTGCCGGTGCCCGAGTACAAGCCGCCGACGCCCACCCCGGTGTACACGCACCCGAAGCCCGTGCCAGAATACAAGCCGCCGACGCCGGTGTACCCGCACCCGGCGCCGATCTACCACCCTCCTGCCGCCGATGAGAAGGCCGCTCTGAACCCGGAGACTGACCCTCAGC TCTTCAAGAAGCTCCTCCACAAGAAGCCAATCGTGATCCCGCACTTCCACAAGAAGCCAGTGCCGGTGCCGGAATACAAGCCGCCGACACCCACCCCGGTGTACACGCACCCGACGCCCGTGCCGGAGCACAAGCcgccgacgccggtgtacacgcacCCGACACCGATCTACCACCCTCCCGCTGACCAGAAGATGGCCCAAGACCCGGAGACGGACCCTCAGCTCTTCAAGAAGCTCCTGCCGTTCATCAAGAAGAACCCATTCTTCAAGAAGTTCCCCCCTGCCAAGGAGGATACCAACCCATAG